Part of the Pirellulales bacterium genome is shown below.
GGGACTGTCCCCTTCGCCCAGCCGGATTTGCTAGGCATCCTAAGGACCTGAAATCTCGAGCTTGAGCTGAGATTCAATTCCTCTTTCCTTGCAAGGATCCGCGTTGGCCACGAAGCCCCGTAGTCTCGGAGATGTCCTCCAGGAATTCAGCCAGCATCGACAATTGATGCAGGACGAATTGCAGAAGATCATCATCGGGCAATCCGACGTGATCGAGCAGTTGTTTGCCGCGATTTTCACCCGGGGCCACTGCCTGCTCGAAGGCGTGCCTGGGCTGGCCAAAACGCTGATGGTCAGCACGTTGGCCCGAATCCTCGACATCAGCTTCAAGCGGATTCAGTTCACGCCGGACCTGATGCCCTCCGACATCACGGGGACGAATGTGCTGGAGGAAGACGAGAACGGGCGGCGGAATTTCCGCTTCGTCGAGGGACCGATCTTTACCAATATCCTGCTGGCCGACGAAATCAACCGCACGCCGCCAAAGACTCAGGCCGCGCTCTTGCAGGCGATGCAGGAACGCGAGGTTTCGGTCGGGCAGACGACCTATGCGCTCCCTGATCCGTTCTTCACGATCGCCACGCAGAATCCGATCGAGCAGGAAGGAACCTATCCGCTGCCCGAGGCGCAGTTGGACCGGTTCATGTTCAACATCAAGGTGGATTATCCATCGGCCGCCGAAGAAGAGCAGATTTTGAGCGCCACCACTCGCAATGAAAAGCCGGACGTCCGGAAAGTGCTCTCCGGCCGCGCGATCGTGAATCTGCAAAAGTTGGTCGGCTCGGTGGCGGTGAGCGAGTACATCGTGAAGTACGTGGCTCGGCTCGTGCGCGCGACACGTCCCAAGGATGACACGGCGCCGGCCTTCGTTCGCGATCTAGTGGATTGGGGCGCGGGGCCGCGAGCGGGACAGTTCCTGATTCAAGGAGGCAAGGCGCTCGCGGCAATGGAAGGGCGGTTCTCAGTCGCCATCGCCGACGTCCAGAAGATCGCCGTCCCCGTGCTCCGCCACCGGATCAGCACCAACTTCCAAGCCCAGGCGGAAGGCATGACCAGCGAAGGCGTGATCCGCCGCTTAGTCGCAGAGGTGCCGACGCCGGAAATCCCGAAATTCGCACGGTGAACCGGCCATGTCCACCGTCGAAAAATACTTGCGGCCGGAGGTGATCCGGCAGATTTCGCGGCTGGA
Proteins encoded:
- a CDS encoding MoxR family ATPase is translated as MQDELQKIIIGQSDVIEQLFAAIFTRGHCLLEGVPGLAKTLMVSTLARILDISFKRIQFTPDLMPSDITGTNVLEEDENGRRNFRFVEGPIFTNILLADEINRTPPKTQAALLQAMQEREVSVGQTTYALPDPFFTIATQNPIEQEGTYPLPEAQLDRFMFNIKVDYPSAAEEEQILSATTRNEKPDVRKVLSGRAIVNLQKLVGSVAVSEYIVKYVARLVRATRPKDDTAPAFVRDLVDWGAGPRAGQFLIQGGKALAAMEGRFSVAIADVQKIAVPVLRHRISTNFQAQAEGMTSEGVIRRLVAEVPTPEIPKFAR